A single region of the Streptococcus sanguinis genome encodes:
- the nusB gene encoding transcription antitermination factor NusB — translation MTDILLESRRGLRQRAFQALMSLEYEGDLVEACRFAYSYDKEEEADKAAEADIPAFLLNLVSGVVQSKDDLDKKIAQHLKKGWTVDRLTLVEKNILRLGIFEITEFDTPQLVAVNEAIELSKQFSDEKSSKFINGILSQFIVE, via the coding sequence ATGACTGATATACTGTTGGAATCCAGAAGAGGTCTGCGCCAGCGGGCTTTTCAGGCCCTGATGAGCCTAGAGTATGAAGGGGATCTTGTGGAGGCATGCAGATTTGCCTATTCGTATGATAAGGAGGAAGAGGCAGACAAAGCGGCGGAAGCTGATATTCCAGCCTTCTTGCTCAATCTGGTCTCTGGTGTGGTCCAGTCCAAGGACGACTTGGACAAGAAAATTGCCCAGCACCTCAAAAAGGGCTGGACTGTGGATCGTCTGACGTTAGTCGAAAAAAACATCCTGCGTCTGGGTATCTTTGAGATTACAGAGTTTGACACCCCACAGCTGGTAGCAGTCAACGAAGCCATTGAGCTTTCCAAGCAATTCTCTGACGAAAAGTCCAGTAAGTTCATTAATGGGATTTTGAGTCAATTTATCGTTGAATAA
- a CDS encoding Asp23/Gls24 family envelope stress response protein, with translation MAAEQLGEIVIAPRVLEKIIAIATAKVEGVYSFANKSMSDSLSMRSLGRGVSLHTDETGDVTVDIYLYLEYGVSVPTVAVAIQKAVKSAVFDMAEVELSAVNIHVAGIVPEKAPKPDLKDLFDEDFLND, from the coding sequence ATGGCAGCTGAACAATTAGGTGAAATCGTCATTGCGCCACGTGTTTTGGAAAAAATCATTGCCATTGCAACGGCAAAGGTAGAAGGTGTTTATTCCTTCGCAAATAAGAGTATGTCAGACAGTCTTTCTATGCGCTCACTCGGTCGTGGAGTATCGCTCCATACAGATGAGACAGGTGATGTGACTGTAGACATCTATCTGTATTTGGAATACGGTGTCAGCGTTCCGACTGTTGCAGTAGCAATCCAGAAGGCTGTAAAAAGCGCCGTTTTTGATATGGCTGAGGTAGAGCTGTCTGCGGTCAATATCCATGTGGCAGGCATTGTTCCAGAAAAAGCACCGAAGCCAGACTTGAAAGATCTATTTGATGAGGACTTCCTCAATGACTGA
- the efp gene encoding elongation factor P — MIEASKLKAGMTFETADGKLIRVLEASHHKPGKGNTIMRMKLRDVRTGSTFDTSYRPEEKFEQAIIETVPAQYLYKMDDTAYFMNTETYDQYEIPVVNVEEELKFILENSDVKIQFYGTEVIGVTVPTTVELVVTDTQPSIKGATVTGSGKPATLETGLVVNVPDFIEVGQKLIINTAEGTYVSRA; from the coding sequence ATGATTGAAGCAAGTAAGCTGAAAGCTGGAATGACCTTCGAAACAGCTGATGGAAAACTCATCCGCGTTTTGGAAGCGAGCCACCACAAGCCAGGTAAGGGAAATACGATTATGCGGATGAAACTGCGCGATGTTCGTACTGGCTCTACCTTCGATACCAGCTACCGTCCAGAAGAAAAATTTGAACAAGCCATTATTGAAACTGTTCCAGCTCAATACTTGTACAAAATGGATGACACTGCTTATTTCATGAATACTGAGACTTACGATCAATATGAAATTCCAGTAGTCAATGTAGAAGAAGAATTGAAATTCATCCTTGAAAACTCTGATGTGAAAATCCAGTTCTACGGAACAGAAGTGATTGGTGTGACAGTACCAACAACAGTTGAATTGGTCGTGACAGATACTCAGCCTTCTATCAAGGGAGCTACTGTTACCGGATCTGGTAAGCCAGCGACACTAGAGACAGGTCTTGTTGTTAACGTACCAGACTTCATCGAAGTTGGACAAAAATTAATCATCAACACTGCAGAAGGAACTTACGTTTCTCGTGCATAA